The following are encoded together in the Streptomyces sp. NBC_00358 genome:
- a CDS encoding NAD(+)/NADH kinase, translating into MSVDRVGLVVHQGRTAARDVARAVHAWCDARGIRCTEVDVWAKDQQRRGGRAEAEAAGNPDLVVTLGGDGTFLRGARIAVKSGANVLGVDLGKVGFLTEVPAAEVTRALQAVHDGKATVEERMTLTMRASRALEIPGAMEALLHYGRGPALPPPQVRAETTEGDGWGVALDVTALNDVVLEKLARDRQVSVGVYLAGQRLASYSADAFAVATPTGSTAYSFAAGGPVLSPHMDAVVFTPIAPHMTFNRSVVAAPDESVALRVLPHSGQAAVSIDGQLRGVLDPGDWIGVFRAPQRVRLIRLHPTGFYGRLRDRFRLTDAPATAADGVPAPFFRPDAPVPPDLAELRLPPPSAAR; encoded by the coding sequence GTGTCCGTAGACCGCGTCGGGCTGGTCGTCCACCAGGGGCGGACGGCGGCCCGCGACGTCGCCCGCGCCGTGCACGCCTGGTGCGACGCCCGAGGCATCCGGTGCACCGAGGTCGACGTCTGGGCCAAGGACCAGCAGCGCCGCGGCGGGCGTGCGGAAGCGGAGGCGGCCGGCAACCCCGACCTCGTCGTCACGCTTGGCGGCGACGGCACCTTCCTGCGGGGCGCCCGGATCGCCGTCAAGAGCGGCGCGAACGTGCTCGGCGTGGACCTAGGCAAGGTCGGGTTCCTCACCGAGGTGCCGGCGGCCGAGGTCACGCGGGCGCTGCAGGCGGTGCACGACGGGAAGGCCACCGTCGAGGAACGCATGACGCTGACGATGCGCGCCTCCCGCGCCCTGGAGATCCCCGGCGCCATGGAGGCCCTGCTCCACTACGGGCGGGGCCCCGCCCTGCCGCCGCCGCAGGTCAGAGCCGAGACGACCGAGGGCGACGGCTGGGGAGTGGCCCTGGACGTCACGGCCCTGAACGACGTCGTCCTGGAGAAGCTGGCCAGGGACCGACAGGTCAGCGTCGGCGTCTATCTCGCCGGGCAGCGGCTGGCCTCGTACTCGGCGGACGCGTTCGCCGTGGCCACCCCCACCGGATCGACCGCCTACAGTTTCGCCGCGGGCGGTCCCGTGCTCTCGCCGCACATGGACGCGGTCGTCTTCACGCCGATCGCACCGCACATGACCTTCAACCGCAGTGTGGTCGCCGCACCCGACGAGTCCGTCGCCCTGCGGGTGCTGCCCCACTCCGGCCAGGCCGCCGTCAGCATCGACGGTCAACTGCGCGGCGTGCTGGACCCGGGGGACTGGATCGGTGTGTTCCGCGCTCCGCAGCGAGTGCGCCTCATCCGCCTGCACCCCACCGGCTTCTACGGCCGGCTGCGCGACCGCTTCCGCCTCACGGACGCGCCGGCCACGGCGGCCGACGGCGTGCCCGCCCCGTTCTTCCGCCCCGACGCCCCCGTCCCGCCGGACCTCGCCGAACTGCGCCTGCCGCCTCCCTCGGCGGCCCGGTGA
- a CDS encoding SpoIIE family protein phosphatase, producing MDLDETLRELREAAVPAFADAIFVHLDDPLPVGTEQPTASVVLQLHSADRASPTPDGGTSPAPALPEVAERVEPAGGGRLAELLRDGRPAFGDAPGNAPAVAELLAAPADRAGTPPPGHRLIIAPLHGSHHVMGTVVLLRSADRPVFADDDLLVASQLATHTALGVQKAVMYGHEAAVADTLQHTMLPSSLPEPTGVRLASRYLPASKTAQVGGDWYDAIPLPGNRVALIVGDVMGHSMTSAAIMGQLRTIVQTLAGLDLPPDEVLHHLDEQAQRLGSDHIATCLYAIYDPISHRLLMANAGHPPAILLHEDGRAEVLGVPPGAPIGVGGVVFESVEMAAPTGATLVLYTDGLVESRDTDIGSGVESLRLRLQTTAPGLASLEVLCDHVLGTLGPGTRDDDIALLSARFEGFPPDSVGYWYLAPHPMTAGQARRLTRRALRRWGLESLIDPTELMVSEVVTNAVRFASRPLSLRLLRTDVLRCEVTDDSPQVPRMRHADLGDESGRGLFLVNQLALRWGATRLSSGKVVWFEQKIPAK from the coding sequence ATGGATCTGGACGAGACGCTCCGGGAACTGCGGGAGGCGGCCGTCCCGGCCTTCGCTGACGCGATATTCGTCCACCTCGACGATCCGCTGCCCGTGGGCACCGAGCAGCCGACGGCTTCGGTCGTGCTCCAACTGCACAGCGCCGACCGGGCGTCGCCGACGCCGGACGGCGGGACCTCGCCGGCGCCCGCGCTCCCCGAGGTCGCCGAGCGGGTCGAACCGGCCGGCGGCGGACGGCTCGCGGAGCTGCTGCGGGACGGCCGTCCGGCGTTCGGTGACGCGCCGGGCAACGCGCCCGCCGTCGCCGAACTGCTCGCGGCCCCGGCGGACCGGGCGGGAACGCCGCCACCCGGCCACCGTCTGATCATCGCCCCGCTGCACGGCAGTCACCACGTCATGGGCACGGTCGTCCTGCTCCGGAGCGCGGACCGCCCCGTCTTCGCGGACGACGACCTGCTCGTCGCCTCGCAGCTCGCCACGCACACCGCGCTCGGCGTCCAGAAGGCGGTGATGTACGGCCACGAGGCCGCCGTCGCGGACACCCTGCAGCACACGATGCTCCCGTCGTCGCTGCCCGAGCCCACCGGTGTCCGGCTGGCCAGCCGCTACCTGCCCGCCTCGAAGACCGCCCAGGTCGGCGGCGACTGGTACGACGCGATCCCGCTTCCCGGCAACCGCGTCGCTCTGATCGTCGGTGACGTCATGGGCCACTCCATGACCTCCGCCGCGATCATGGGCCAGTTGCGCACCATCGTGCAGACCCTCGCCGGTCTCGACCTGCCGCCGGACGAGGTCCTGCACCACCTCGACGAGCAGGCCCAACGGCTGGGCAGCGACCACATCGCGACCTGCCTCTACGCGATCTACGACCCGATCTCGCACCGCCTGCTGATGGCGAACGCCGGTCACCCGCCCGCGATCCTGCTCCATGAGGACGGGCGCGCCGAGGTCCTGGGTGTCCCGCCCGGTGCTCCGATCGGCGTCGGCGGCGTCGTCTTCGAGTCCGTGGAGATGGCCGCGCCCACCGGGGCGACCCTGGTCCTGTACACCGACGGACTCGTCGAGTCCCGGGACACGGACATCGGGAGCGGTGTCGAGTCGCTGCGGCTCCGGCTCCAGACCACCGCCCCGGGGCTCGCCTCGCTCGAGGTGCTCTGCGATCACGTACTGGGCACCCTGGGCCCGGGGACCCGGGACGACGACATCGCCCTGCTCAGCGCCCGGTTCGAGGGCTTCCCGCCGGACAGCGTCGGCTACTGGTACCTGGCCCCGCACCCGATGACCGCGGGGCAGGCGCGCCGGCTGACCCGCAGGGCCCTGCGCCGCTGGGGCCTCGAATCCCTGATCGACCCGACGGAACTCATGGTCAGCGAGGTCGTGACGAACGCCGTGCGGTTCGCCTCACGGCCCCTCTCGCTGCGGCTGCTGCGCACCGACGTGCTCCGCTGCGAGGTGACCGACGACTCGCCCCAGGTGCCCAGGATGCGGCACGCCGACCTCGGGGACGAGAGCGGCCGGGGCCTCTTCCTGGTCAATCAACTCGCCCTGCGCTGGGGCGCGACGAGGCTGAGCAGCGGCAAGGTCGTCTGGTTCGAGCAGAAGATCCCGGCGAAGTAG
- a CDS encoding multicopper oxidase family protein has translation MNSINRRSVLAGLGAVGTGLLAACGNEAPGAPSLLSPSGSQVARAARSRSGTGRVQSLNLTAAPATLDLGGGVLAKSWAFGGRVPGKEIRTSAGDTLSAELSNQLPGTTATSIHWHGISLRGDMDGVPPVTQPPVRAGSNFTYRFVTNAPGTYFLHPHVGVQVDRGLYAPLIVEDPREPLSYDDEWVVVLDDWLDGVTGTPDEVFATFRPDMSGMTMRNSGPERARPSRSSSASSGDSDSTRFRLIGATSPLLGGDAGDVNYPYHLVNGRVPADPAVYTGKSGKRVRLRIINAGADTAYRVALGGHKLTVTHTDGFPVVHRQVDTLLIAMGERYDVLVTLGDGVFPLVALAEGKDATGMAVVRTGSGSTPEPTVRPAELDGSTVTAAQLRAAEGVQLQAKDPDLVHRVKLTGSMGRYDWAINGREFDMADPTANPLLVQEGQRVRLDFVNATNMWHPMHLHGHTYQLDDGGPRKDTTIVLPRSKVSVFFDADNPGQWMLHCHNAYHSEAGMMALLAYGA, from the coding sequence GTGAACAGCATCAACCGCCGCTCCGTCCTCGCCGGACTGGGAGCGGTCGGCACCGGCCTGCTCGCCGCCTGCGGCAACGAAGCCCCCGGAGCCCCCTCCCTCCTCAGCCCTTCCGGTTCCCAGGTCGCCCGTGCGGCGCGGAGCCGGAGCGGTACGGGCAGGGTCCAGAGCCTCAACCTGACCGCCGCGCCCGCGACACTCGACCTGGGCGGCGGCGTCCTGGCCAAGTCCTGGGCCTTCGGCGGCCGGGTTCCCGGCAAGGAGATCCGCACCTCCGCCGGTGACACGCTCTCCGCCGAGCTGTCCAACCAACTGCCCGGCACCACCGCGACATCCATCCACTGGCACGGCATCTCACTGCGCGGCGACATGGACGGCGTGCCGCCGGTCACCCAGCCCCCCGTGCGAGCCGGATCCAACTTCACGTACCGCTTCGTCACCAACGCCCCCGGCACGTACTTCCTCCACCCTCATGTGGGAGTCCAGGTCGACCGGGGCCTGTACGCCCCGCTGATCGTCGAGGACCCCAGGGAGCCGCTGTCGTACGACGACGAGTGGGTGGTCGTCCTCGACGACTGGCTCGACGGTGTGACCGGCACGCCCGACGAGGTCTTCGCCACGTTCAGGCCGGACATGAGCGGCATGACCATGAGGAACTCCGGTCCGGAGAGGGCGCGGCCCTCCCGGTCCTCGTCCGCCTCCTCCGGGGACAGCGACTCGACACGGTTCAGGCTCATCGGTGCCACCAGCCCGCTGCTCGGGGGCGACGCCGGGGACGTGAACTACCCCTACCACCTGGTCAACGGTCGTGTGCCGGCCGACCCGGCCGTGTACACCGGCAAGTCCGGCAAGCGTGTCCGCCTCAGGATCATCAACGCGGGCGCCGACACCGCCTACCGGGTGGCCCTCGGCGGCCACAAACTCACCGTCACCCACACCGACGGTTTCCCCGTCGTGCACCGGCAGGTCGACACGCTGCTGATCGCCATGGGCGAGCGGTACGACGTCCTGGTCACCCTCGGCGACGGCGTCTTCCCGCTCGTCGCGCTCGCCGAGGGCAAGGACGCCACCGGAATGGCTGTGGTGCGCACCGGATCGGGGAGCACGCCCGAGCCGACCGTACGACCGGCCGAACTGGACGGCTCGACGGTGACCGCCGCACAACTGCGCGCCGCCGAGGGCGTACAGCTTCAGGCGAAGGATCCCGATCTGGTCCACCGCGTCAAACTGACCGGCAGCATGGGCAGGTACGACTGGGCCATCAACGGCAGGGAGTTCGACATGGCCGACCCGACCGCGAACCCGCTGCTCGTCCAGGAGGGCCAGCGGGTCCGGCTCGACTTCGTCAACGCGACGAACATGTGGCACCCGATGCACCTGCACGGCCACACCTACCAGCTCGACGACGGCGGTCCGCGCAAGGACACCACCATCGTGCTGCCCAGGTCGAAGGTGTCCGTCTTCTTCGACGCCGACAACCCCGGACAGTGGATGCTGCACTGCCACAACGCCTACCACAGCGAGGCCGGGATGATGGCGCTCCTGGCGTACGGCGCCTGA
- a CDS encoding secondary thiamine-phosphate synthase enzyme YjbQ — protein sequence MSDAFTTQILTISSGSSEAVVDLTRDCEAFLREVAAGRDGLLNVFVPHATAGIAIIETGAGSDDDLLTALHSLLPADDRWQHRHGSPGHGRDHVLPAFVPPHATLPVVDGSLELGTWQSVCLVDTNRDNPNREVRLSFLG from the coding sequence ATGTCCGATGCCTTCACCACGCAGATCCTGACCATCTCGTCCGGTTCATCGGAGGCGGTCGTCGACCTCACCCGCGACTGCGAGGCCTTCCTCCGCGAGGTCGCGGCGGGCCGCGACGGCCTCCTGAACGTCTTCGTCCCCCACGCCACCGCCGGAATCGCCATCATCGAGACGGGCGCCGGCAGCGACGACGACCTCCTCACCGCGCTGCACTCCCTGCTCCCCGCGGACGACCGCTGGCAACACCGTCACGGCAGCCCCGGCCACGGCCGGGACCACGTCCTCCCCGCCTTCGTCCCGCCGCACGCGACCCTGCCGGTGGTGGACGGGAGCCTGGAGCTGGGGACATGGCAGTCGGTGTGCCTCGTGGACACCAATCGGGACAACCCGAACCGCGAGGTACGCCTGTCGTTCCTCGGGTGA
- a CDS encoding class I SAM-dependent DNA methyltransferase codes for MINSNQGTDYESIRLDRRGQAEAFDAIGDRYDEAFPHKEGQVTAGEWLVESLGRGSRVLDLGCGTGVPTSRQMADAGFEVVGVDLSGGMVGLASTYVPEATFHRIDLAELRPGGPRDLGRFDAVAAFFSLLMLPRAEIPLALLTIRHLLVPGGLFVLSMVEADVDDFAIPFLGNTIRVSGYLREDLHKVIEAAGFEIVKETSYTYAPAVADVPPEEQVFLCCRRSD; via the coding sequence GTGATCAACAGCAATCAGGGGACTGATTACGAGAGCATCCGGCTCGACCGCAGAGGCCAGGCCGAAGCCTTCGACGCCATCGGCGACCGCTACGACGAGGCCTTTCCGCACAAGGAGGGCCAGGTCACCGCAGGTGAGTGGCTGGTCGAGTCACTGGGCCGGGGTTCACGGGTGCTGGATCTCGGCTGCGGCACGGGGGTGCCGACCTCGCGCCAGATGGCGGACGCCGGGTTCGAGGTCGTGGGGGTCGACCTCTCCGGCGGCATGGTGGGGCTCGCGAGCACCTACGTCCCCGAGGCGACGTTCCACCGAATCGACCTCGCCGAGCTGCGACCGGGCGGCCCGCGCGACCTCGGCCGCTTCGACGCCGTCGCCGCCTTCTTCTCGCTGCTGATGCTGCCGCGCGCGGAGATCCCTCTCGCGTTGCTGACCATCCGTCATCTCCTCGTTCCCGGCGGCCTGTTCGTCCTGTCGATGGTCGAGGCCGATGTCGACGACTTCGCGATCCCGTTCCTCGGGAACACGATCAGGGTCTCCGGCTATCTGCGGGAGGACCTGCACAAGGTCATCGAGGCGGCGGGCTTCGAGATCGTCAAGGAGACCTCGTACACGTACGCCCCCGCCGTGGCCGATGTCCCGCCCGAGGAGCAGGTGTTCCTCTGCTGCAGGCGGAGTGACTGA
- a CDS encoding FUSC family protein, with protein sequence MFMAPDPGLFRLRVSLRAVLGIGLAVTLCQLAGLSLAASITGGLAALLALFTVGDPTVRGQAVTTTLLPVAGLPVLTVATALHGMPMLRDAIWLAVVFAGVYARRFGPRGHALGIFAFMMFFTTQFLHAVPGQLPQLYAALALSLTASSAVRFGAWCVERRSPLPAAPSPLEGRGLARPATRQAFQATAACAFALAAGQLLSHDRWYWAVGAAWWIFVNTASRGETLVRGFRRVLGTLTGIVAGFLIAVPLHGAPAPTLALVAVSVFGIFYTAAPSYSWMMFFVTVMAGLLYGLLGVLHPGLLGLRLAETGVGALGAALAVALVLPITTHTVTDRWIERALHAVHGCTSAAARRLAGDAQADPAPRAGELEALLGRVRMALAPLVHPLNPMRERKERARAVLALLDDCAREVRGLAAVAADPDASHDARLTAACRRVETAMESLVGAVPGSAPAPHHGTPRHHPGAEQALVHLHGLERALVELATPLRGSRLAAV encoded by the coding sequence ATGTTCATGGCTCCGGATCCGGGACTGTTCCGGCTGCGGGTCTCGCTCCGGGCGGTCCTCGGTATAGGCCTCGCTGTCACCCTGTGCCAGCTCGCCGGGCTGTCGCTCGCCGCGTCGATCACCGGCGGCCTCGCGGCGCTCCTCGCGCTGTTCACGGTCGGCGACCCCACGGTGCGCGGCCAGGCCGTCACCACCACGCTGCTGCCGGTGGCCGGCCTGCCGGTCCTCACGGTCGCGACCGCGCTGCACGGGATGCCGATGCTGCGGGACGCGATCTGGCTCGCCGTGGTCTTCGCCGGGGTGTACGCCCGCCGGTTCGGCCCGCGCGGCCACGCGCTCGGCATCTTCGCGTTCATGATGTTCTTCACGACCCAGTTCCTGCACGCCGTGCCGGGCCAGCTCCCGCAGTTGTACGCCGCCCTGGCCCTGTCGCTGACGGCGTCCTCGGCCGTGCGGTTCGGGGCCTGGTGCGTCGAGCGGCGCAGCCCCCTGCCGGCCGCGCCGTCGCCCCTTGAGGGCCGCGGGCTGGCGCGCCCCGCCACCCGGCAGGCCTTCCAGGCGACCGCGGCCTGCGCCTTCGCGCTCGCCGCGGGCCAACTGCTGTCGCACGACCGCTGGTACTGGGCCGTCGGCGCCGCCTGGTGGATCTTCGTCAACACCGCCTCGCGCGGCGAGACGCTGGTCCGCGGCTTCCGGCGCGTGCTCGGCACGCTCACCGGGATCGTGGCCGGGTTCCTGATCGCCGTACCGCTGCACGGGGCACCGGCGCCCACCCTCGCCCTCGTCGCGGTGAGCGTCTTCGGGATCTTCTACACGGCGGCGCCCTCGTACAGCTGGATGATGTTCTTCGTCACCGTCATGGCGGGCCTGCTCTACGGGCTGCTCGGCGTCCTGCACCCGGGACTGCTGGGCCTGCGGCTCGCCGAGACCGGCGTCGGAGCGCTCGGCGCCGCGCTCGCCGTCGCGCTCGTCCTGCCCATCACCACGCACACGGTCACCGACCGGTGGATCGAACGCGCCCTGCACGCCGTGCACGGCTGCACCTCGGCGGCGGCCCGGCGGCTCGCGGGCGACGCCCAGGCCGACCCCGCGCCGCGCGCGGGGGAGCTCGAAGCACTTCTGGGGCGCGTGCGTATGGCTCTCGCGCCCCTCGTCCATCCGCTCAACCCGATGCGGGAGCGCAAGGAGCGGGCCCGCGCGGTCCTCGCCCTGCTCGACGACTGCGCGCGAGAGGTACGGGGTCTCGCAGCCGTCGCGGCCGACCCCGACGCCTCGCACGACGCTCGCCTCACGGCGGCCTGCCGACGGGTCGAGACGGCGATGGAGTCCCTGGTCGGAGCCGTGCCGGGCTCCGCTCCTGCGCCCCACCACGGCACCCCCCGCCATCACCCCGGGGCCGAACAGGCGCTCGTCCACCTGCACGGCCTGGAACGTGCGCTCGTCGAACTGGCGACACCCCTGCGCGGCTCACGGCTGGCAGCCGTCTGA
- a CDS encoding NAD(P)-binding domain-containing protein — protein MNDTGVRAREVDVVVVGAGQAGLAAAYHLRRTGFEPERDFVVLDHAPHPGGAWQFRWPSLTYGKVHGMHSLPGMDLTDADPDRPSSQVVPEYFAAYERAFDLRVRRPVDVRAVREGPAGRLLVETRAGTWTTRALINATGTWDRPFWPHYPGQETFRGRQLHTARYPGPEEFAGRRVVVVGGGASGTQHLMEIADRAAETTWVTRRPPVFREGPFTEEFGRAAVALVEERVRQGLPPRSVVSVTGLPLNDAIRQALADGVLDRRPMFDRITRDGVEWADGQRVDADVILWATGFRAAIDHLAPLRLRERGGGIRVEGTRAVADPRIHLVGYGPSASTIGANRAGRAAVRDIRRLLAEAPVAA, from the coding sequence GTGAACGACACAGGAGTACGCGCGCGTGAGGTCGATGTGGTCGTCGTCGGTGCGGGCCAGGCCGGGCTGGCCGCCGCCTACCACCTGCGGCGCACCGGCTTCGAGCCCGAGCGGGACTTCGTCGTGCTCGACCACGCGCCGCACCCCGGCGGTGCCTGGCAGTTCCGCTGGCCGTCGCTGACGTACGGCAAGGTGCACGGGATGCACTCCCTGCCGGGCATGGACCTCACGGACGCCGACCCCGACCGCCCTTCCTCGCAGGTCGTCCCGGAGTACTTCGCCGCCTACGAGCGCGCGTTCGACCTGCGGGTGCGCAGGCCCGTCGACGTCCGGGCGGTGCGGGAGGGGCCCGCTGGGCGACTGCTCGTGGAGACCCGCGCCGGCACCTGGACGACCCGGGCCCTGATCAACGCGACGGGCACCTGGGACCGCCCGTTCTGGCCCCACTATCCGGGCCAGGAGACCTTCCGCGGACGGCAGTTGCACACGGCGCGGTATCCGGGGCCGGAGGAGTTCGCCGGGCGGCGCGTGGTCGTCGTGGGCGGCGGCGCGTCCGGCACCCAGCATCTGATGGAGATCGCCGACCGCGCGGCGGAGACGACCTGGGTCACCCGGCGTCCCCCGGTCTTCCGCGAGGGGCCCTTCACCGAGGAGTTCGGCCGGGCCGCCGTCGCGCTCGTCGAGGAGCGCGTCCGCCAGGGACTTCCGCCCCGCAGCGTGGTCTCGGTCACCGGGCTGCCGCTGAACGACGCGATCCGGCAGGCGCTGGCCGACGGCGTACTGGACCGGCGGCCCATGTTCGACCGGATCACCCGGGACGGCGTGGAGTGGGCGGACGGACAGCGCGTGGACGCCGACGTGATCCTGTGGGCGACCGGCTTCCGGGCCGCGATCGACCATCTGGCACCGCTGCGGCTGCGCGAGCGGGGCGGCGGCATCCGCGTCGAGGGGACGCGCGCGGTCGCCGATCCGCGGATCCACCTGGTGGGCTACGGGCCGTCGGCGAGCACCATCGGCGCCAACCGGGCCGGACGCGCCGCCGTGAGGGACATCAGGCGACTGCTGGCGGAGGCCCCGGTCGCCGCGTGA
- a CDS encoding dihydrofolate reductase family protein, producing the protein MPELRVHNITVSVDGYAAGPRQCLEHPLGEGFEAMHEWMFAAMRDLADGKGGIDVEYVERAERNIGATIMGRNMFGPQRGPWEDESWTGWWGPNPPYHNDVFVHTHHLRPSVVMEGGTTFHFTDEPVETVLARAFEAADGKDVRLGGGASTVQQYLRAGLIDELHLAVVPRLLGRGERLFDNLGDGIDGYRVAELVGSPAATHARLVRR; encoded by the coding sequence ATGCCCGAACTGCGCGTACACAACATCACCGTTTCGGTGGACGGCTATGCCGCAGGCCCCCGGCAGTGTCTCGAACATCCGCTCGGCGAGGGCTTCGAGGCGATGCACGAATGGATGTTCGCCGCGATGCGCGACCTGGCCGACGGGAAGGGCGGCATCGACGTCGAGTACGTCGAGCGCGCCGAGCGGAACATCGGCGCCACCATCATGGGCCGCAACATGTTCGGACCCCAGCGCGGACCCTGGGAGGACGAGTCGTGGACGGGCTGGTGGGGCCCCAACCCTCCGTACCACAACGACGTGTTCGTCCACACGCACCACCTGCGGCCCTCGGTCGTCATGGAGGGCGGAACGACCTTCCACTTCACCGACGAACCCGTCGAGACGGTCCTCGCCCGTGCCTTCGAGGCGGCGGACGGCAAGGACGTCCGGCTCGGCGGCGGAGCCTCCACCGTCCAGCAGTACCTGCGGGCCGGGCTGATCGACGAACTGCACCTGGCCGTCGTCCCGCGACTGCTGGGCCGGGGCGAGCGCCTGTTCGACAACCTCGGGGACGGGATCGATGGCTACCGGGTCGCCGAACTGGTCGGATCACCGGCCGCGACACACGCCCGGCTGGTCCGCCGCTGA
- a CDS encoding TetR/AcrR family transcriptional regulator, with protein MHPDKDAPPGTPARSDGPRRSDAQRNRERILAVALAELTRSPATPLSAIAKRAGIGQGTFYRNFPHREALVLEVHRHEVRRVADAARHLLATRAPDRALRAWMDRLARFALAEAGLSAALRTTAGTPRGALTKLGRGPMRSAVALLLKANEEAGSIRPGVTPDDFMLAVTGLWQLDPRRDWPARAHRLLDLVMDGLRAGASGPGTPARDD; from the coding sequence GTGCACCCCGACAAGGACGCGCCGCCGGGCACGCCCGCACGGAGCGACGGACCTCGGCGCTCGGACGCCCAGCGCAACCGGGAGCGCATCCTGGCCGTGGCCCTGGCCGAGCTGACCCGCTCGCCGGCCACGCCGCTGAGCGCCATCGCGAAGAGGGCGGGGATCGGCCAGGGGACCTTCTACCGCAACTTCCCCCATCGGGAGGCCCTCGTTCTGGAGGTCCACCGCCATGAGGTGCGACGCGTCGCCGACGCCGCGCGGCACCTGCTCGCCACCCGCGCGCCGGATCGGGCGCTGCGCGCGTGGATGGACCGTCTCGCACGGTTCGCCCTGGCCGAGGCGGGCCTGTCGGCGGCCCTGCGGACGACCGCCGGCACACCACGGGGCGCGCTCACGAAGCTGGGCCGCGGGCCCATGCGTTCGGCCGTCGCGCTCCTGCTGAAAGCCAACGAGGAGGCGGGCAGTATCCGGCCGGGGGTGACCCCCGACGACTTCATGCTCGCCGTGACCGGGCTCTGGCAGCTCGACCCGCGCAGGGACTGGCCGGCACGCGCCCACCGCCTGCTGGACCTGGTGATGGACGGCCTGCGAGCGGGCGCGTCCGGTCCGGGCACGCCCGCCCGGGACGACTGA
- a CDS encoding Lrp/AsnC family transcriptional regulator, with protein MAVDELDTRILRLLLEQPRTSVREYARVLGVARGTLQARLDRLERDGVITGTGPSLSPAALGHPVLAFVHIEVTQGHLDDVGDALAAVPEIIEAFSITGGGDLITRVAARDNAHLEDVIQALISLPGVVRTRTEVTLRERVPHRLLPLVESIGRAAQR; from the coding sequence ATGGCCGTGGACGAGCTCGACACCCGCATCCTGCGGCTGCTGCTGGAGCAGCCGCGTACCAGCGTCCGCGAATACGCCCGTGTCCTCGGCGTCGCCCGCGGCACGCTCCAGGCCCGCCTCGACCGGCTGGAGCGGGACGGGGTGATCACCGGAACGGGCCCGTCGCTCTCCCCGGCCGCCCTCGGCCACCCCGTGCTCGCCTTCGTGCACATCGAGGTCACACAGGGCCATCTCGACGATGTCGGCGACGCGCTCGCCGCCGTACCGGAGATCATCGAGGCGTTCTCGATCACCGGCGGCGGCGATCTGATCACCCGGGTCGCGGCGCGGGACAACGCACATCTCGAGGATGTGATCCAGGCGCTGATCAGCCTGCCCGGCGTGGTCCGCACCCGGACCGAGGTGACCCTGCGCGAACGCGTCCCGCACCGGTTGCTGCCGCTGGTGGAGTCGATCGGGCGCGCCGCGCAGAGGTGA